In Cryptomeria japonica chromosome 10, Sugi_1.0, whole genome shotgun sequence, a genomic segment contains:
- the LOC131076938 gene encoding small ribosomal subunit protein bS1m: MSSQFGRLFQKSNSSVSLQCGNALQSSVVRLRDKIFLLDAGLAAPVACTHDELTRVPANHNARFINRIGYLDVAGGNSRSAAGLSKAGLADVKMGGQLPGSKILERLFVDIVAGDQVAKSRATMRLNEMVGFADSVPGEPQIISPYKFRQHRAWIELNKYWRRNRKVQGVVLGKVNRGYAVAISGFVAFLPQSLGRNKRIVDKFVIDELNSKSMNFVVK, encoded by the coding sequence ATGAGCAGTCAATTCGGGCGattatttcaaaaatcaaattcaagcgTTTCCCTGCAATGCGGAAACGCCCTGCAATCCTCCGTCGTCCGCCTGCGAGACAAAATTTTCCTCCTCGACGCGGGCCTTGCAGCTCCCGTCGCCTGCACGCATGACGAGCTAACCAGAGTCCCCGCTAACCACAATGCCAGGTTCATCAACAGGATAGGGTATCTCGATGTAGCAGGTGGCAATTCCAGGTCAGCAGCCGGCCTAAGCAAGGCAGGCCTTGCCGACGTCAAAATGGGGGGTCAATTGCCGGGCTCCAAAATTCTGGAGAGATTATTTGTGGATATCGTGGCGGGGGATCAGGTGGCAAAAAGTCGTGCAACAATGCGATTGAATGAGATGGTGGGGTTTGCGGATTCCGTGCCTGGCGAGCCGCAGATTATATCTCCCTACAAATTCAGGCAGCACAGGGCCTGGATCGAGTTGAATAAGTATTGGCGGAGGAATAGGAAGGTCCAGGGCGTTGTTCTTGGGAAAGTGAACAGAGGTTACGCCGTGGCCATTTCGGGCTTTGTGGCGTTTCTTCCGCAGAGTTTGGGGAGGAATAAGAGGATTGTTGATAAGTTCGTCATTGATGAGCTTAACTCCAAGTCGATGAACTTTGTGGTGAAATAG
- the LOC131859325 gene encoding uncharacterized protein LOC131859325 produces MTFNLETRTEEEERASVSENTSHSTGSKRKNEQGKKEASKKKQKTNSDQPPSASSRHEKENQGKDQRIDEGMVHKVDESIESTIQNDKNDRQDKGKMPQESSNPALHIQICDDEEQGDNNEETSPPRNELLLKEVQVREGRSSIPEWLKERLTKEVIEEEEEKAFDLESLLNEHQEVIERRKAPKMLKIIRDDAGSKKIEIATPAVDKYEDEITAEEYDLETFDLGPLTSEQAMEEATDSVKAVNEKLKAEIERNIQVCLILNANFVSNIQGGVSNDVFCLEGNWKLTRSMVCTKN; encoded by the coding sequence ATGACATTCAACTTGGAGACAAGGACGGAAGAAGAAGAAAGGGCAAGTGTCAGTGAAAACACCTCTCATTCTACAGGATCAAAAAGGAAGAATGAACAAGGAAagaaagaagcatccaagaagaagcaaaagacaaATTCCGATCAGCCTCCTAGTGCTTCTTCTAGGCATGAGAAGGAAAATCAAGGCAAAGATCAAAGGATAGATGAAGGCATGGTCCACAAAGTGGATGAATCGATAGAGTCTACAATACAAAATGACAAGAATGATAggcaagataaaggaaaaatgCCACAAGAATCATCAAATCCAGCCCTTCATATCCAGATTTGTGATGATGAGGAACAAGGAGACAATAATGAAGAAACTTCCCCTCCCAGGAATGAACTATTGCTCAAAGAAGTGCAAGTAAGAGAAGGAAGATCTTCTATCCCCGAATGGCTTAAAGAGAGGCTTACCAAAGAAGtgatagaggaagaagaagaaaaagcattTGATTTAGAAAGTCTTCTAAACGAACATCAAGAAGTCATTGAGAGAAGGAAAGCTCCAAAGATGTTGAAAATAATAAGAGATGATGCAGGCTCCAAAAAGATAGAGATTGCCACTCCAGCGGTAGATAAATATGAAGATGAGATTACGGCAGAAGAATATGATTTGGAGACATTTGACTTAGGTCCACTCACTTCTGAGCAAGCCATGGAGGAAGCAACTGACTCAGTAAAGGCGGTCAATGAGAAGCTAAAGGCCGAAATAGAGCGAAATATTCAAGTATGCCTAATTTTGAATGCCAATTTCGTTTCCAACATTCAAGGTGGAGTAAGCAATGACGTTTTTTGCCTTGAAGGCAATTGGAAGTTGACTCGATCAATGGTTTGTACCAAGAACTAA